The genomic segment CCGGCATCGACATCCTGGCGCAGGGCGGCAATGCCTTCGACGCGGCGGTGGCCGTATCGTCCACGCTGGCGGTGGTCGAACCGATCAGTTCCGGGCTGGGCGGCGGTGGCTTCTTCCTGCTGCACGACGCGGTCACCGGCAAGGATGTGATGCTGGACGCGCGCGAGACTGCACCGGCTGCGGCAACGCCCCAGGCGTTCCTCGACAAGCAGGGCAACCTCGACCGTGACCGCTCGGTCAACGGCGCCTGGTCGGCGGGCATTCCGGGCCTGCCTGCGGCGCTGGTCGAACTGTCGGCCAAGCATGGCAAGCTGCCGCTGTCGGCGTCGCTGCAGCCGGCCATCCGCATCGCGCGCGAAGGTTTCCCGGTGTACGAGCGCATGGCCAAGGGCTATGCCTCGCGCCGTGAAGTGATGGAGCGCTTCCCCGGCACCCGCGAGGTCTACCTGCGCAACGGCAAGCCGATCGCCACAGGCGATCTGTTCAAGCAGCCGGAACTGGCGCAGACGCTGGAACGCCTGGCCGCCGGTGGCTTCGACGGCTTCTACAGGGGCCAGACCGGCAGACTGCTGCTGGAAGGCGTGAAGCAGGCCGGAGGCAAGTGGACCGCCGAGGAACTGGCCGGATACCGGGTGAAGCAGCGCGAACCGATCGTCTTCAACTACAACGGCTGGAAGATCACCACTGCGCCGCCGCCGTCGTCCGGTGGCATCGCGCTGGCCAGCATGCTGCAGATCCTCGAAGGCTGGGACATCAAGAAGATGGACCCGGCCCACCGCACCCACCTGGTGGTGGAGTCGATGCGCCGCGCCTACCGCGACCGCACCTTCTTCCTGGGTGATCCTGACTTCGTGCAGATCCCGCAGAAGGTGCTGACCAGCAAGGATTACGCGCAGGGCCTGCGGGCCACCATCCATCCAGAGAAGGCCACGCCCAGCGACCTGCTGTCGGGCAACCCGACGCCGCTGGAAGATGACGAGACCACCCACTTCTCGATCATCGATCGCGACGGCAACCGCGTCGGCGCCACCCAGACCGTCAATCTGCTGTACGGCTCGGGGCTGATTCCGAAGGGCACCGGCGTGCTGCTGAACAACGAGATGGACGACTTCGCGCTGAAGCCGGGCACGCCCAACGCGTTCGGCGTGATGGGCTATGAAGCCAACGCGCCGAAGGCGGGCAAGCGCATGCTCAGCTCGATGACGCCCACCTTCATGGAGAACGCCGACAAGGTGGTGGTGCTGGGCACCCCGGGTGGCAGCCGCATCATCACCATGGTGCTGCTGGGCATCCTCGGCTACGACGCCGGCCTGGATGCGCAGCAGGTGGCCGCCTTGCCGCGTTACCACCACCAGTGGCTGCCGGACCTGATCGAAGCCGAGGACGATGCGTTCGATGCCGGCACGGTGAAGCAGCTGCAGGCGATGGGCCACAGGATCGACCTGCCAGGCAACGTCGCTGCCGGTGGCCGCGGTTCCAGTCACGTCTGGGGCAACCTGCAGACCGTGGAATGGGACCGCAAGTCCAACACGCTGTTCGGCGGCAGTGACCCGCGCAACCCGGTGGGCAGCGCCCAGGTCGTGCCAGCGCGCTGATCCGGTTGTGCCGGCCGCTGGCCGGCAATCCGCTGGATCATCGAAACCCCGCCCGCAACGGCGGGGTTTTCCGTTTCCTTTCTAGCGATTATTTAACGAGCCGGCGCCGATAATCGACTCATGAAACTCTGGTCTATTCGTGGAAACTCGCAGCGCCTCGATGGCGGTGCGATGTTCGGCAACGCGCCGCGCGCGTTATGGGAAAAATGGGCAGCGCCGGACGAGCTCAACCGCATCGAGCTGGCCTGCCGTGCGCTGCTTGCCAGCCCGCTGGAAGGCAAGACGGTGTTGTTCGAAACCGGTATCGGCGCGTTCTTCGATCCGCGCATGCGCGAGCGCTATGGCGTGCAGGAAAGCCAGCACGTGCTGATCGATTCGCTGCGCGAAGCCGGTTTCGAACACGAGGACATCGATGTGGTGGTGCTCAGCCACCTGCACTTCGATCATGCCGGTGGCCTGCTGGCGGCATGGAGCGAAGGGCGGGAGCCCGAGCTGCTGTTCCCCAACGCGACCTACGTGGTGGGCGCACAGCACTGGCAGCGCGCCGTGCAGCCGCATCCGCGGGATCGGGCCAGCTTCATTCCGGAGCTGCCGGGCCTGCTGCAGGCCAGTGGCCGCCTGGAAGTGGTGGACGGGGAATACTCCAAGGCGTTGGGGCGCAGCGTGCGTTTCAGCTACAGCGATGGCCACACGCCAGGGCTGATGCTGGCCGAGATCGTCGGCCATGCACATGCCGGCGAGGGTGCGCATGGTGGCGTGGTGTTCTGCGCCGACCTGATTCCGGGCCGCTCATGGGTACACGTGCCGATCACCATGGGCTACGACCGCAACGCCGAGCTGCTGATCGACGAGAAGCGGCAGTTCCTCGAGGACAAGCTGGCGCGCAACGTGCATCTGTTCTTCACCCACGATCCGCAGGTGGCGTTGGCGCAGCTCGGTCGCGATGACAAGGGTCGTTTCGTCACCCTGCATGAGCAGGGTGAACTGAAGGCGCGCGCATTGGGGTAATGAAATGGCCGGGCAATGCCCGGCCCTTCACTGATGCAGTAGAACCACGCCATGCGTGAATGGCGTTCTATCCGGGCGCGACGATTACGACGCCTTCAGGCAGCTGCTCATGAAGGTCTTGCGTGCATCACCGGCCAGCTTCTTGGCGCCCGCATCGGCATTGCACTTGCGCATGCGCTCCTGCTGCGGGTTGACCGCCTTGGTTTCGGTGGCGTGGCCGCTGAGGCAGGCGCTCTGCGCGGTCTTGTAGGCGTCGCCCTTCAGCCCCTTGTTCTTGGCCGAGCAGTCGGCCATGCGCTGCTGCTGCGGGGTGGTGGCGTTGGCGGCCAGCGGCAGGCCGACCAGAAGAACGGCGGCCAGCAAGAAAGGGGCTTTCATCAGGGTGCTCCAGGCGGTGGCGGGTGCGCGGAGCATTCGCTTCCGGCCCGCAAGGCCACGTGAAGAATCGCCGCCCGGTCGCGCCTGCTTGCGTCGGCATTCAGATCGGCGTATTACTTAGCCATATGGGTAAGTATGATCCCGCCATTCAACGGATCTTCCACGCCCTGGCCGACCCCACCCGTTGCGCGATCGTGGCCGCGCTGGGGCAGGGGCCGTGCACGGTGTCGATGCTGGCCGAGCCGTTCCAGATGGCGTTGCCTTCGCTGATGAAGCACCTGGCCGTGCTGGAACGCAGCGGCGTCGTGCGCAGCCACAAGCAGGGGCGCATACGTACCTGCGAACTGGTGCCGGCGCGGCTGGGCCAGGCCGAGCAGTGGCTGGCCGAACAGCGCGTCCTGTGGGATGCGCGTGCCGACCGCATGGTCGATTTCGTCGAAACCCTTCACCGACAGGAGCAGGCTCATGGCCGAGGACGCAAGTAGCAATCCGGACACCGATCTGGTCATCAGCCGCTTGTTGAACGCACCGCGCGCGGCACTCTGGCGGGCCTGGACAGACCCCGAACTGCTGCGCCAGTGGTGGTGCCCGAAGCCGTGGACCACCGAGGTGCGTGCGTTCGACCTGCGCCCTGGCGGGGCCTTCCACACCTTCATGCAGGGCCCCGATGGCGGCAGCAGTGACAATCCGGGCAGCTTCCTGGAGGTGGTGCCGCAGCAGCGCCTGGTGTTCACCTCGATGCTGGGCGCGGGCTGGCGCCCGCAGTCGCCGTGGCTGGGCTTCACCGCCATCATCACGATGGAGGACGAGGGCCAAGGCTGCCGTTACACCGCGCGGGTGAT from the Stenotrophomonas maltophilia genome contains:
- the ggt gene encoding gamma-glutamyltransferase, whose product is MKTLIVRPLLLLGLLLSPIAWADSPVRAERPDGAAIASGHALATQAGIDILAQGGNAFDAAVAVSSTLAVVEPISSGLGGGGFFLLHDAVTGKDVMLDARETAPAAATPQAFLDKQGNLDRDRSVNGAWSAGIPGLPAALVELSAKHGKLPLSASLQPAIRIAREGFPVYERMAKGYASRREVMERFPGTREVYLRNGKPIATGDLFKQPELAQTLERLAAGGFDGFYRGQTGRLLLEGVKQAGGKWTAEELAGYRVKQREPIVFNYNGWKITTAPPPSSGGIALASMLQILEGWDIKKMDPAHRTHLVVESMRRAYRDRTFFLGDPDFVQIPQKVLTSKDYAQGLRATIHPEKATPSDLLSGNPTPLEDDETTHFSIIDRDGNRVGATQTVNLLYGSGLIPKGTGVLLNNEMDDFALKPGTPNAFGVMGYEANAPKAGKRMLSSMTPTFMENADKVVVLGTPGGSRIITMVLLGILGYDAGLDAQQVAALPRYHHQWLPDLIEAEDDAFDAGTVKQLQAMGHRIDLPGNVAAGGRGSSHVWGNLQTVEWDRKSNTLFGGSDPRNPVGSAQVVPAR
- a CDS encoding SRPBCC family protein yields the protein MAEDASSNPDTDLVISRLLNAPRAALWRAWTDPELLRQWWCPKPWTTEVRAFDLRPGGAFHTFMQGPDGGSSDNPGSFLEVVPQQRLVFTSMLGAGWRPQSPWLGFTAIITMEDEGQGCRYTARVMHPDKALRDQHEQLGFFDGWNTAIGQLETFAAGL
- a CDS encoding MBL fold metallo-hydrolase; translated protein: MKLWSIRGNSQRLDGGAMFGNAPRALWEKWAAPDELNRIELACRALLASPLEGKTVLFETGIGAFFDPRMRERYGVQESQHVLIDSLREAGFEHEDIDVVVLSHLHFDHAGGLLAAWSEGREPELLFPNATYVVGAQHWQRAVQPHPRDRASFIPELPGLLQASGRLEVVDGEYSKALGRSVRFSYSDGHTPGLMLAEIVGHAHAGEGAHGGVVFCADLIPGRSWVHVPITMGYDRNAELLIDEKRQFLEDKLARNVHLFFTHDPQVALAQLGRDDKGRFVTLHEQGELKARALG
- a CDS encoding PsiF family protein, translating into MKAPFLLAAVLLVGLPLAANATTPQQQRMADCSAKNKGLKGDAYKTAQSACLSGHATETKAVNPQQERMRKCNADAGAKKLAGDARKTFMSSCLKAS
- a CDS encoding ArsR/SmtB family transcription factor, which encodes MGKYDPAIQRIFHALADPTRCAIVAALGQGPCTVSMLAEPFQMALPSLMKHLAVLERSGVVRSHKQGRIRTCELVPARLGQAEQWLAEQRVLWDARADRMVDFVETLHRQEQAHGRGRK